In Blattabacterium sp. (Cryptocercus kyebangensis), one genomic interval encodes:
- a CDS encoding ribonucleotide-diphosphate reductase subunit beta: MGITKDRLNFKPFEYQWAYEYWFKQQNAHWLHTEINMQSDIHDWNENLSDREKNVIGDILKGFTQTETEVGNYWSEMIPKWFPIPEIKMMGQAFGSFETIHAVAYSYLNDILGLDNFHAFLEDEATMKKLKVLMDIRKSDHGKYNRKEIAKSIALFSAAAEGIQLFSSFAVLLSFRKSNRLKGIGQQIIFSVRDESLHSEAGCKIFRTFCEENDGLKNSVEDSIYYGMDLALKNEFIFIDQIFDNGDIPTIKREELKNFMKDRANLKLKELGLSDAYCIDKNMLDNMSWFYITISGEQQTDFFDNRETGYSKPNEDWNEDLFVLDEKKTSTEKKILEILLKNKKENLGNSGCGSCES; this comes from the coding sequence GTGGGCTTATGAGTATTGGTTTAAGCAACAAAATGCGCATTGGTTGCATACGGAGATAAACATGCAGTCGGATATTCATGATTGGAATGAAAATTTATCGGATCGAGAAAAGAATGTTATTGGAGATATCTTAAAGGGTTTTACTCAAACGGAAACAGAAGTGGGTAATTATTGGTCCGAAATGATTCCAAAGTGGTTTCCAATTCCAGAGATAAAAATGATGGGTCAAGCTTTTGGTTCTTTTGAGACGATTCATGCTGTGGCTTATTCTTATTTGAATGATATTTTAGGATTAGATAATTTTCATGCTTTTTTAGAAGATGAAGCCACCATGAAAAAGTTGAAAGTATTGATGGATATTAGAAAAAGTGATCATGGTAAGTATAATAGAAAAGAGATAGCAAAGAGTATTGCTTTGTTTTCTGCTGCAGCAGAAGGAATTCAATTGTTTTCTTCTTTTGCGGTATTATTGTCTTTTAGAAAATCTAATCGTTTGAAGGGGATAGGGCAACAAATTATTTTTTCTGTTAGGGATGAGTCTCTTCATTCGGAAGCGGGGTGTAAGATTTTTCGTACGTTTTGTGAAGAAAATGATGGATTAAAAAATTCGGTGGAAGATTCTATTTATTATGGAATGGATTTAGCCTTAAAAAATGAATTTATTTTTATTGATCAAATTTTTGATAATGGGGATATTCCAACTATTAAAAGAGAAGAATTGAAAAATTTTATGAAAGATAGAGCAAATCTTAAATTGAAAGAATTAGGACTATCGGATGCCTATTGTATAGATAAAAATATGTTAGATAACATGAGTTGGTTTTATATAACGATATCTGGAGAACAGCAAACTGATTTTTTTGATAATCGTGAAACAGGATATAGTAAGCCTAATGAAGATTGGAATGAAGATCTTTTTGTTTTGGATGAGAAAAAAACTTCTACAGAAAAAAAAATATTAGAAATTCTTTTAAAGAATAAGAAAGAAAATTTAGGAAATTCTGGATGTGGATCCTGTGAGTCTTAG
- a CDS encoding VRR-NUC domain-containing protein, producing the protein MKRKITPWYNTLGKEQLLHSSVCDYLDYEYPHIFYFHPHNEARRTPYERFLIKVMRLRPGLPDILVPIPKKGRTGMALEFKIKPNKLTENQIHIIDIFNSYNWKVNVCYDFDEAKIYIDQYLKKTD; encoded by the coding sequence TTGAAAAGAAAAATTACACCTTGGTACAATACTTTAGGAAAAGAACAACTATTGCATAGTTCTGTTTGTGATTATTTAGATTATGAATATCCGCATATTTTTTATTTTCATCCTCATAATGAAGCAAGAAGAACTCCTTATGAGAGGTTTCTTATAAAAGTGATGAGATTAAGACCAGGTCTTCCTGATATATTGGTTCCTATTCCAAAAAAAGGAAGGACGGGGATGGCTTTGGAATTCAAAATAAAACCAAATAAATTAACGGAAAATCAGATTCATATAATAGATATATTCAATTCGTACAATTGGAAGGTGAATGTTTGTTATGATTTTGACGAAGCAAAGATTTATATAGATCAGTATTTAAAAAAAACAGATTAG